The DNA segment GGTGCAAGCGATCGACTGTGAGTACTGCATGCCAGTGGTGCGCAGGAAGACCGTCTACGTTTGCCGCGCGCCACGCCGGCCGCTGCGGGAGATCTGGCCGCAGCTCAAGAACTACAGCTAGAATGATCGGAACGAGTAGATCAGTGCGGCCAGCAGGTCCGCCGCGGCCGAACAAGCGCTCAAGCGGACCGCTTGAAAGACGCGGCCGCTTAGCCGCAAAACGTTAGACGCTTCGAGCAACTCCAGCTATACATGAGACATGGCTGAACGAAAGCTGCCTGATGATCCGGTCGCATTTATCCATGAGTGTCTTCGTGATGGTCGGATTCTCTGGACGTACCATGTCAACATGCGTCTGGGACAGCGCTTTATTGCGCGTGAGACGATTATTACCGCTGCTGGGAGCTACGAGATTGTCGAGGCGTACCCGGAGGACAAATACTTTCCGAGCTATCTGCTCTTGGGGAGACTGAACGAGGAGGCGTTCCATGCCCTATTCGGGGCTGACGTGGACGGACAGAACGTGCGAGTCGTCACAGCTTATTACCCGAGCCCGGAAGAATGGGAAGAGGATCTCAAAACCCGAAGGAGGCACCCATGAGATGCACGGTTTGCGGGGCTCGCATGAGCCCAGTAGTTACTGACTTACCGTTCAAACTCGCAGAGGAACGCATTGTCATCTTGAAGCAACTGCCGGTTTTGCAATGCGAGGCATGCCATGAATATCTGGTTGAAGATGCGGTCATGGGGCGGATTGACACGATGCTAGCGCGCACTGATAGCACGGCAGAACTGGAGGTGCTGCGGTATGCGGCGTGAAGACTGCGTCTAACCACCGCCACCAGCGCGACCGCAGCCCGCGAGCGGCTCTGAGTGACTGCGAAAGGATACGGTTGGGCCGCTCGCGGTGCGCGGGGGCGTTCGGCTAATAATCACGCTTTACGTTAATCATGCGAAGAGTTACTATGCTCCCATGATCAAGACGTTCAAGTGCGCTGACACCGAAGCGTTGTTCAACCGCCAGCGCATAGCGCGTTTCGTCAATCTGGAAGCGGTGGCACGACGGAAATTGGAACAATTGAATCAAGCGGGCCACATCAACGACCTACGTGTCCCACCGGGTAACCGACTGGAAGCCCTGAAAGGTGACCGTGCTGGACAGTACAGTATCCGCGTGAACGATCAGTTCCGAATCTGCTTCTGCTGGACAGGCATGGACGCGGAAGACGTTGAGATCGTAGACTATCACTAAGGGAGACCGACCATGCGCAAAAAACTTCTACCTCCGATTCACCCCGGTGAAATTCTCCTAGAGGAATTCCTCAAGCCGCTGGGCATCTCGCAATACCGACTGGCAAAGGAAATCGGGGTACCCGCTCAACGCATCGGGGATATCGTAGCGGGCAAACGCGGCATTACCGCCGATACTGATCTACGCCTGTGCCGGTTCTTCGGCCTGTCTGAGGGCTACTGGCTGCGCGGACAGGCGCGGTTCGATACCGAAACGGCCAAGGATGCACTGGCCGCCGAGTTGGCGAAGATCAAGCCGTGGGCAAGTGGTGACGCTCAGGCAATGGCCTAACCATCCGTTCCACCGTATTGCTGCCCGCTTGCGGATTGGAATAAACCCGAAGGGGCTCGGTTGGGCTGCTCGCGGTGCGCGGGGGCGTTAGGCAGGTTTGAATTCAACTGCCCTTTATCGTACAGATAGAAAAACATCATCTCTGAGGTCATCCCCTATGAATGCAATAACAGTGAATGAGGCAAGGAACAATTTGGACCGCTTGATTAAGCAAGTCTCGGCGGATGCCGAGCCGACCATTATTTGTGGGGATCAAGGCCAGAAAGCTGTGCTCCTCTCCCTGGACGAATTCAACTCCTGGCAAGAAACGCTGTATCTCCTCTCCAATCCTGCCAATGCCAACCATTTGCGCCAGTCGATTGCCGAAGCAAAGGCCGGGAAAACTGCGGAGCGGGAGTTAATCGAGCCGTGAACTTGACGTTTACCGAGTCGGCCTGGCAAGACTATCTGTGGTTCCAGGAGCATAACCGACAAGTGCTGAAACGACTCAATGATCTCATCCGCGATGCCCAGAGGAGTCCGTTTCGTGGGATCGGGAAGCCGGAGCCGTTAAAGGGAGAGCTGTCAGGGTATTGGTCAAGGCGTATCACAGAGGAGCATCGCTTGGTGTATCAGGCGTCAGCAACAGCCCTGACGATCATTTCTTGTCGCTATCATTACGAGAAGTAGCGATAGCGTTTGAAGATCCTACGGTCGATCTGCCTAACGATCCCGTGCGCGGGACCGCCGCCCGCTTGTGGTTTGGGGTGAACACGAAAGGTCGCGCTTGGGCGGCAAACGATAACTGGGACCGTTAGCCTGCGGTGAATAACGGAGACGTAAGAATGCAAGTGTTCAATCAGCACATGAAGCAGGTGGTCAATCAGGTGCGCTTAGGGTTCGTGGCCACGGTGTGCCCGGACGGTACACCGAATGTCTCACCGAAGGGCACTCTCTGCGTTTTGGATGATGAGCATCTTATCTTTGCCGACATTCGCTCTCCCGGCACAGTAGCCAATCTACGAGCTAATCAAAACATTGAAGTCAACGTCGTCGATCCTTTCAGTCGTAAGGGGTACCGATTCAAAGGCCTCGCGGTCGTACATGAGCAGGGACCGGTCTTCGAGGAATTTATCGCGTTCTTCGCCAAGCGCAAGCTTCCGGACGCGCCGCGCCGCATCAAGTCTATCGTCGTCATCGGTGTGGTATCCGCGCAGCCGCTCATATCGCCAGCGTATGATGAAGGAGCAATCGAAGAGGAGGTTGTGGCGCAGTGGAAGCAGTATTACTTTGGTCGCGATCCATCGGCGGTCTAACCGCGCGTTCGAGAAGGGAAACTGAATGAGGCAACAATGCGGAAAATTATCGAAGCGATTGGCTATGTTATCAAGTCAGAGTGCACGCCACTGTGAGGCATGGCCTAACCATCCGCGCCACCGCATCGCTGCCCGGTTGCCGTTCCTACTAAACCCGAGAGGCCACGACTATGCGGCTTGCAGTAAGCTAGAACGTCACTGGGCGAGTGCCGCATAGGCACGGTGGCGGGTCACCGTGAGACGGTGCGATGGCCACCATTGCCTCGGGGAAGGCGTTTGATGGCGACTAGCTACGGATCAAGGGAAGTGTCAGCCGGAAGCGCCGGCCGAGAGCACCACATCCTTCGGCATACCAATACGGGCGAGTTCTCCATGGGATGCGCCAGTGTGGTAGAGCCGCACGAGATCATCCGGATCGAACGCAAAACCGAACGGCGGCCGCCCCAAGTATTCCATATCTTTGCCACTGATGACCGCCATGCCTTCCGCTTTCGTCGGGAAATTATCCACAGCCAATTCCACCCCATTCCCGTCCGGATCGCGATAATAGAGCGAGGTGGTCATCCCATGATTCACGGGCCGTTCGGGAAGAATGCCTTCCTCTTGTTTCAGACGCTCGTAGGTTTGCACCAATCCCCCGAAGTCCGCGAACCCGAAACAGACATGCCCGGCTTGGGCAGGGGGTCGCTCAACTGCGGCCTCGGTCTGAGCCAACGCCAACCGGTGGTGTTCGTCATCGAAGGACAGAAAGGCAACCATGTCATTGCGATAGGACACCTTGGCTTGCAGAACGGCCTCATACCAACGCACCATGGCGTCCATTTGCCGGGTGCGGTAGAGGACATGGGAAATGTAAGCGGGTTTGCTTCCTGTATTATTCATCGTCGCCTCCTTGCTCTCGGTGCCGCGCGCAGGGGGATTTCAGTCAGGCACGGCACCGAATTTCATGACGCTTCTCCTTTACGCCTTAAGCACCCCCGAAGCCTTGGCGACATGCGTAGCGATAGCATCCATCAGCGGCGGAGACAGGCAGTCGTACGGTTCGAGACCGAGTTCCTTCAGTCTGGCGCGTACCGCACTCTGATTGGCCGGATCGGCCCCCGACTCGATGATCGAAGAAACGAACGCAGCGAATCCAGGCTCGGACCAGCCCGATTCCGGCGACAATTCCGTGTGAATGAAGTCGAGTCCGTAGAACGGATGCTGAGTGTTCTCGATGCGGCCGTAGAGATGCACACCGCAGCCTG comes from the Deltaproteobacteria bacterium genome and includes:
- a CDS encoding DUF4258 domain-containing protein, producing MAERKLPDDPVAFIHECLRDGRILWTYHVNMRLGQRFIARETIITAAGSYEIVEAYPEDKYFPSYLLLGRLNEEAFHALFGADVDGQNVRVVTAYYPSPEEWEEDLKTRRRHP
- a CDS encoding YgiT-type zinc finger protein; protein product: MRCTVCGARMSPVVTDLPFKLAEERIVILKQLPVLQCEACHEYLVEDAVMGRIDTMLARTDSTAELEVLRYAA
- a CDS encoding type II toxin-antitoxin system RelE/ParE family toxin, yielding MIKTFKCADTEALFNRQRIARFVNLEAVARRKLEQLNQAGHINDLRVPPGNRLEALKGDRAGQYSIRVNDQFRICFCWTGMDAEDVEIVDYH
- a CDS encoding HigA family addiction module antidote protein, whose protein sequence is MRKKLLPPIHPGEILLEEFLKPLGISQYRLAKEIGVPAQRIGDIVAGKRGITADTDLRLCRFFGLSEGYWLRGQARFDTETAKDALAAELAKIKPWASGDAQAMA
- a CDS encoding type II toxin-antitoxin system prevent-host-death family antitoxin, giving the protein MNAITVNEARNNLDRLIKQVSADAEPTIICGDQGQKAVLLSLDEFNSWQETLYLLSNPANANHLRQSIAEAKAGKTAERELIEP
- a CDS encoding Txe/YoeB family addiction module toxin, translated to MNLTFTESAWQDYLWFQEHNRQVLKRLNDLIRDAQRSPFRGIGKPEPLKGELSGYWSRRITEEHRLVYQASATALTIISCRYHYEK
- a CDS encoding pyridoxamine 5'-phosphate oxidase family protein, whose amino-acid sequence is MQVFNQHMKQVVNQVRLGFVATVCPDGTPNVSPKGTLCVLDDEHLIFADIRSPGTVANLRANQNIEVNVVDPFSRKGYRFKGLAVVHEQGPVFEEFIAFFAKRKLPDAPRRIKSIVVIGVVSAQPLISPAYDEGAIEEEVVAQWKQYYFGRDPSAV
- a CDS encoding VOC family protein, yielding MNNTGSKPAYISHVLYRTRQMDAMVRWYEAVLQAKVSYRNDMVAFLSFDDEHHRLALAQTEAAVERPPAQAGHVCFGFADFGGLVQTYERLKQEEGILPERPVNHGMTTSLYYRDPDGNGVELAVDNFPTKAEGMAVISGKDMEYLGRPPFGFAFDPDDLVRLYHTGASHGELARIGMPKDVVLSAGASG